The Pseudochaenichthys georgianus chromosome 8, fPseGeo1.2, whole genome shotgun sequence genome has a segment encoding these proteins:
- the cbx2 gene encoding chromobox protein homolog 2 isoform X1 → MEELSAVGEQVFDAECILNKRLKKGKLEYLVKWRGWSSKHNSWEPQENILDPRLLAAFNKKFYREQEKELLILKKGKRPRGRPRKILENVPEETKSSSSSSGSSSSSSDSSSSCSSSSSSSEDDDDDSNVTPVTPNVRTRDLHPVPQKKAQILVAKQEPPKKRSRKPPSPEVKEFQQNKGPRKVLKASKDADLPGAIKKPVHPASFTFMGFHRGSPRDTVGSQNKSSVTQGGAVKSSVGSGRSVQPASLSLNKSSQSRNVTEGKLSISSVSCRTSLDLKAAASKSKGVAALNLNTSKHLIQGTTQDTLSSPNGQKKAQAPVSTLQRLPNSKAVAALPSKNALSNHGSGPQPLNLQNKLVKSNAVPGNGTAPVSGLRNSTLPARKTTVLQDYNPPKSPATPGRLQARKSQSGVDMVKEATEFQTPRVQGRLAKGSVQKSSTEVQIQQDRLAPKDGKKAKINEMSTGEEESGSDTDQDSSYVGQDGSVTVQNQDWKPTRSLIEHVFVTDVTANLVTVTVKESPTSVGFFSNY, encoded by the exons ACACAACAGCTGGGAACCCCAGGAAAACATCCTTGACCCAAGACTGTTGGCTGCATTCAACAAGAA gttTTATAGAGAGCAAGAAAAGGAACTTCTTATACTTAAGAAAGGGAAGAGACCCAGGGGACGACCACGGAAAATTCTA GAAAATGTGCCTGAAGAAACAAAGTCAAGCAGCTCTTCTTCAGGCTCATCATCATCGTCTTCTGATTCCTCATCCTCGTGCtcgtcctcttcatcctcttcaGAGGACGATGACGACGATAGCAATGTCACACCAGTAACCCCAAATGTCAGAACACGAGACCTTCACCCTGTCCCTCAGAAGAAGGCTCAGATCCTTGTCGCAAAACAGGAGCCCCCAAAGAAACGAAGCAGGAAACCTCCGTCCCCTGAAGTGAAGGAATTTCAGCAGAACAAGGGCCCTCGCAAAGTTCTGAAGGCTTCCAAAGATGCAGATCTTCCAGGAGCAATCAAGAAGCCTGTTCACCCAGCAAGCTTCACCTTCATGGGTTTTCATCGGGGCTCGCCAAGGGATACAGTAGGCAGTCAGAACAAGAGCTCTGTGACTCAGGGCGGGGCTGTAAAAAGCTCTGTGGGATCAGGGAGGTCAGTCCAacccgcctccctctccctgaACAAATCCAGCCAGAGCAGGAATGTCACTGAGGGTAAACTGTCCATCTCCAGCGTGAGCTGCAGGACAAGTCTGGATTTGAAAGCGGCTGCTAGTAAATCAAAAGGGGTGGCAGCGTTGAATTTGAATACATCCAAACACCTCATTCAAGGAACCACTCAGGATACACTAAGCTCCCCCAATGGACAAAAGAAAGCCCAGGCCCCTGTGTCAACACTGCAGCGGTTACCAAATTCTAAAGCTGTGGCTGCCTTACCTTCTAAAAATGCCTTGTCCAATCACGGTTCTGGCCCTCAGCCACTCAATCTTCAGAACAAACTTGTGAAAAGCAACGCTGTTCCTGGAAACGGTACTGCTCCAGTATCGGGCCTGAGAAATTCAACACTACCAGCGCGGAAAACTACTGTCCTGCAGGATTATAATCCTCCAAAAAGTCCTGCTACCCCTGGAAGACTTCAGGCCAGAAAGAGCCAGTCTGGGGTAGACATGGTCAAGGAGGCGACTGAGTTCCAGACCCCCAGAGTCCAGGGCAGGCTGGCGAAGGGCAGTGTGCAGAAATCCTCCACGGAGGTCCAGATCCAGCAAGACAGATTGGCCCCCAAAGACGGCAAAAAGGCCAAAATTAATGAGATGAGCACGGGTGAAGAGGAGAGCGGCTCGGACACGGACCAGGATTCTTCTTACGTTGGACAGGATGGCTCGGTAACGGTCCAGAACCAGGACTGGAAGCCCACCCGCAGTCTGATAGAACACGTGTTTGTAACAGATGTCACTGCTAATCTAGTTACTGTCACAGTCAAGGAGTCGCCAACCAGTGTGGGCTTCTTCAGCAACTACTGA
- the nog1 gene encoding noggin-1, with amino-acid sequence MDHTQQCVAMYLLVLSLGLLMDRGTCQHYLLLRPIPSDSLPLVELKEDPDPVFDPRERDLNETELKSVLGDFDSRYLSVLPPVDDKYTGNDELDDYDFQKPGGVLPKEIRALDFDVQFGKKHKPSKKLKRRLQQWLWAYSFCPVLYTWTDLGNRFWPRFVRVGSCLSKRSCSVPEGMVCKPANSTHLTILRWRCVQRKGGLKCAWIPVQYPIITDCKCSCSS; translated from the coding sequence ATGGATCATACTCAGCAGTGTGTAGCCATGTATCTTCTGGTGCTGTCCCTCGGACTGCTGATGGACAGGGGGACTTGTCAGCACTACTTACTTCTGCGCCCCATCCCGAGTGACAGTCTGCCGCTAGTGGAATTAAAAGAGGACCCGGACCCGGTGTTCGATCCCAGGGAGCGGGACCTTAACGAGACCGAGCTGAAGAGCGTGCTGGGGGACTTTGACAGCCGCTATTTGTCCGTTTTGCCGCCCGTGGACGACAAATACACTGGGAACGATGAGCTCGATGACTATGATTTCCAAAAGCCCGGTGGAGTACTGCCGAAAGAAATCAGAGCGCTGGATTTCGATGTGCAGTTCGGGAAGAAGCACAAGCCCAGTAAGAAACTGAAGCGGCGGCTGCAGCAGTGGCTGTGGGCGTACTCCTTCTGCCCGGTCCTGTACACGTGGACCGACCTGGGGAACAGGTTCTGGCCGCGGTTCGTGCGGGTGGGCAGCTGCCTCAGCAAAAGGTCGTGTTCGGTTCCGGAGGGCATGGTGTGTAAACCCGCGAACTCGACCCACCTGACGATACTGAGATGGAGATGCGTGCAGAGGAAAGGGGGGCTGAAATGCGCCTGGATACCGGTGCAGTACCCGATCATCACAGACTGCAAATGCTCCTGTTCCAGTTAA
- the cbx2 gene encoding chromobox protein homolog 2 isoform X2, which produces MEELSAVGEQVFDAECILNKRLKKGKLEYLVKWRGWSSKHNSWEPQENILDPRLLAAFNKKEQEKELLILKKGKRPRGRPRKILENVPEETKSSSSSSGSSSSSSDSSSSCSSSSSSSEDDDDDSNVTPVTPNVRTRDLHPVPQKKAQILVAKQEPPKKRSRKPPSPEVKEFQQNKGPRKVLKASKDADLPGAIKKPVHPASFTFMGFHRGSPRDTVGSQNKSSVTQGGAVKSSVGSGRSVQPASLSLNKSSQSRNVTEGKLSISSVSCRTSLDLKAAASKSKGVAALNLNTSKHLIQGTTQDTLSSPNGQKKAQAPVSTLQRLPNSKAVAALPSKNALSNHGSGPQPLNLQNKLVKSNAVPGNGTAPVSGLRNSTLPARKTTVLQDYNPPKSPATPGRLQARKSQSGVDMVKEATEFQTPRVQGRLAKGSVQKSSTEVQIQQDRLAPKDGKKAKINEMSTGEEESGSDTDQDSSYVGQDGSVTVQNQDWKPTRSLIEHVFVTDVTANLVTVTVKESPTSVGFFSNY; this is translated from the exons ACACAACAGCTGGGAACCCCAGGAAAACATCCTTGACCCAAGACTGTTGGCTGCATTCAACAAGAA AGAGCAAGAAAAGGAACTTCTTATACTTAAGAAAGGGAAGAGACCCAGGGGACGACCACGGAAAATTCTA GAAAATGTGCCTGAAGAAACAAAGTCAAGCAGCTCTTCTTCAGGCTCATCATCATCGTCTTCTGATTCCTCATCCTCGTGCtcgtcctcttcatcctcttcaGAGGACGATGACGACGATAGCAATGTCACACCAGTAACCCCAAATGTCAGAACACGAGACCTTCACCCTGTCCCTCAGAAGAAGGCTCAGATCCTTGTCGCAAAACAGGAGCCCCCAAAGAAACGAAGCAGGAAACCTCCGTCCCCTGAAGTGAAGGAATTTCAGCAGAACAAGGGCCCTCGCAAAGTTCTGAAGGCTTCCAAAGATGCAGATCTTCCAGGAGCAATCAAGAAGCCTGTTCACCCAGCAAGCTTCACCTTCATGGGTTTTCATCGGGGCTCGCCAAGGGATACAGTAGGCAGTCAGAACAAGAGCTCTGTGACTCAGGGCGGGGCTGTAAAAAGCTCTGTGGGATCAGGGAGGTCAGTCCAacccgcctccctctccctgaACAAATCCAGCCAGAGCAGGAATGTCACTGAGGGTAAACTGTCCATCTCCAGCGTGAGCTGCAGGACAAGTCTGGATTTGAAAGCGGCTGCTAGTAAATCAAAAGGGGTGGCAGCGTTGAATTTGAATACATCCAAACACCTCATTCAAGGAACCACTCAGGATACACTAAGCTCCCCCAATGGACAAAAGAAAGCCCAGGCCCCTGTGTCAACACTGCAGCGGTTACCAAATTCTAAAGCTGTGGCTGCCTTACCTTCTAAAAATGCCTTGTCCAATCACGGTTCTGGCCCTCAGCCACTCAATCTTCAGAACAAACTTGTGAAAAGCAACGCTGTTCCTGGAAACGGTACTGCTCCAGTATCGGGCCTGAGAAATTCAACACTACCAGCGCGGAAAACTACTGTCCTGCAGGATTATAATCCTCCAAAAAGTCCTGCTACCCCTGGAAGACTTCAGGCCAGAAAGAGCCAGTCTGGGGTAGACATGGTCAAGGAGGCGACTGAGTTCCAGACCCCCAGAGTCCAGGGCAGGCTGGCGAAGGGCAGTGTGCAGAAATCCTCCACGGAGGTCCAGATCCAGCAAGACAGATTGGCCCCCAAAGACGGCAAAAAGGCCAAAATTAATGAGATGAGCACGGGTGAAGAGGAGAGCGGCTCGGACACGGACCAGGATTCTTCTTACGTTGGACAGGATGGCTCGGTAACGGTCCAGAACCAGGACTGGAAGCCCACCCGCAGTCTGATAGAACACGTGTTTGTAACAGATGTCACTGCTAATCTAGTTACTGTCACAGTCAAGGAGTCGCCAACCAGTGTGGGCTTCTTCAGCAACTACTGA